In Candidatus Rokuibacteriota bacterium, a single window of DNA contains:
- a CDS encoding integration host factor subunit alpha: MTKNDLINAVAAHGLSKRQAATVVESVFDTIFRCFDRGEDVKIVGFGHFRIRKKASRRGRNPQTGDSIEITARKVLTFKPSKGLKLRINQG; the protein is encoded by the coding sequence GTGACGAAGAACGATCTGATCAATGCGGTGGCAGCCCACGGGCTCTCCAAGCGGCAGGCCGCGACGGTGGTCGAGTCGGTGTTCGACACGATCTTCCGCTGCTTCGACCGGGGGGAGGACGTGAAGATCGTCGGCTTTGGGCATTTTCGTATCAGGAAAAAGGCCTCCCGCCGGGGTCGGAATCCCCAAACCGGAGACAGCATCGAGATCACTGCTCGAAAGGTGCTCACATTCAAGCCCAGCAAGGGGTTGAAGCTTCGCATCAACCAGGGTTGA